One Desulfovibrio sp. Fe33 DNA segment encodes these proteins:
- the recR gene encoding recombination mediator RecR, translating into MQNLPGPLKEVVDQLSSLPGIGPKSALRIALTLLKMPRERAAGVGQSIIELRERLCLCEDCACLAESSPCAICADPSRDTGQLCLVPEWDALLAMEEMGIYRGKYLVLGGLLSPLDGVDPGQLEIDRLRRRLSTGDFTELILALGATLDAEATASYVKNLVESEFPGVSATRLAQGIPIGGEVKFMDKETLKQSLVHRQKV; encoded by the coding sequence TTGCAGAATCTTCCCGGACCGCTCAAGGAAGTGGTCGACCAGTTGTCGAGCCTGCCCGGCATCGGCCCAAAATCCGCCCTGCGCATTGCCCTGACCCTGCTCAAGATGCCCCGCGAACGGGCGGCCGGAGTGGGGCAGTCCATCATCGAGCTGCGCGAGCGGCTTTGTCTTTGCGAGGACTGCGCCTGTCTGGCCGAGTCCAGCCCGTGCGCCATCTGCGCCGATCCCTCCCGCGATACCGGGCAACTCTGTCTGGTGCCTGAGTGGGACGCGCTCCTGGCCATGGAGGAGATGGGCATTTATCGCGGCAAATACCTCGTTCTTGGCGGGCTGCTGTCTCCTCTGGACGGCGTTGACCCCGGGCAGCTTGAAATCGACCGGCTGCGGCGCAGGCTCTCCACCGGCGACTTCACCGAATTGATTCTCGCCCTTGGGGCCACCCTCGACGCCGAGGCGACCGCCTCCTACGTCAAGAACTTGGTGGAGTCCGAATTTCCGGGCGTTTCGGCAACCCGGCTCGCCCAGGGCATTCCCATCGGGGGCGAGGTCAAGTTCATGGACAAGGAGACCCTCAAGCAGTCCCTCGTCCATCGGCAGAAGGTTTAA
- the recD2 gene encoding SF1B family DNA helicase RecD2 — translation MSDEQLISLPDVEVVGVVYHNKENGYAIARVRTKNEPGQITIVGTLGELAGGATLNLQGRWTVHPKFGRQFEVVTFDQARPATENGVIRFLQSSIKGVGEKTATLIVEEFGVEVLDLLDDDPEQLLKIKGISKRKLEDIIESWSRQREIKNLLVFLQSHNVPTTFAGKIFHLYGAQAEAKLRENPYDLAYEIRGVGFKTADHMAMKLGFPPDCSQRLEAAIAYTMLTSCERNGHLFIPKPKLLEDVARMLDTTDYDKLELALYGLEEKKRIRIEDLSAQGISEAVYLMYFFHYENETTQRLYQLVSHPTPISRKKIDKTLPKVEDKLGFTLSEEQREAVFEACSNKVFIITGGPGTGKTTITKAILLTLKELGLKVMQAAPTGRAAKRMAEATGHSAKTVHRMLQFQPDGGFHYCEDQKLKADVLVVDEASMVDAQLFVSILRALPHTCRLILVGDVNQLPSVGPGNVLGDLIDSGRVPCSVLTHIFRQAQESFIVVNAHRINEGKFPRQHPSPPPEADFYWVPQEDPVKVQRLILDSVCERIPERYGLDPMRDIQVLTPMHKGDVGTQALNGALQERLNPSRPGVRELKRKFAIFREGDRVIQLKNNYDKEVFNGDLGWIMEVNKEDQELMVEFDGNYVHFESSDLDEIGLAYAVSVHKSQGSEYPAVVMPIVTQHFLLLQRNLLYTGLTRARQLAVLIGSERAFKIGLNNATSGNRHTHLAYRLRDIFDQNRLY, via the coding sequence ATGAGCGACGAACAACTCATTTCCCTGCCTGACGTCGAGGTTGTCGGCGTCGTGTATCACAACAAGGAAAACGGCTACGCCATCGCCCGGGTTCGGACCAAAAACGAGCCTGGACAGATCACCATCGTCGGGACCTTGGGCGAACTGGCCGGGGGCGCGACGCTGAACCTTCAGGGCAGATGGACGGTGCATCCCAAGTTCGGCCGCCAGTTCGAGGTGGTCACTTTCGATCAGGCAAGGCCCGCCACCGAGAACGGCGTCATTCGCTTTTTGCAGTCGTCCATCAAGGGCGTGGGCGAGAAGACCGCCACCCTCATTGTCGAGGAATTCGGCGTGGAGGTCCTGGACCTGCTCGACGACGATCCTGAGCAGCTCCTGAAGATCAAGGGCATCTCCAAACGGAAGCTTGAGGACATCATCGAGTCGTGGAGCCGCCAGCGGGAGATCAAGAACCTGCTGGTGTTTCTTCAGTCCCATAATGTCCCGACCACTTTCGCGGGAAAGATATTTCATCTCTACGGGGCGCAGGCCGAGGCCAAGCTGCGGGAGAATCCTTACGACCTTGCCTACGAGATTCGGGGTGTGGGGTTCAAGACCGCCGACCACATGGCCATGAAGCTCGGTTTCCCTCCGGATTGCTCGCAACGCCTGGAAGCGGCCATCGCCTACACCATGCTGACTTCCTGCGAGCGCAACGGCCACCTGTTCATTCCCAAGCCTAAGCTGCTTGAGGACGTGGCCCGGATGCTCGACACCACGGATTACGACAAGCTGGAGCTTGCTCTCTACGGGCTTGAGGAGAAGAAGCGCATCCGTATCGAGGATTTGTCCGCGCAGGGCATATCCGAGGCGGTCTACCTCATGTATTTTTTTCATTATGAGAACGAGACCACCCAGCGCCTCTATCAGTTGGTCAGCCACCCCACGCCTATTTCCCGCAAGAAGATCGACAAGACGTTGCCCAAGGTGGAGGACAAGCTCGGCTTTACCCTGTCCGAGGAGCAGCGGGAGGCCGTTTTCGAGGCGTGTTCCAACAAGGTTTTCATTATCACCGGCGGACCCGGTACCGGAAAGACGACCATCACCAAGGCGATTCTCCTGACCCTCAAGGAGCTCGGCCTCAAGGTCATGCAGGCCGCTCCCACGGGCCGTGCGGCGAAGCGCATGGCCGAGGCCACCGGTCATTCCGCCAAAACCGTGCATCGTATGCTGCAATTCCAGCCCGACGGCGGATTTCACTACTGCGAGGACCAGAAGCTCAAGGCTGATGTCCTTGTGGTGGATGAGGCCTCCATGGTTGACGCCCAGCTTTTCGTTTCCATTCTGCGGGCATTGCCGCATACATGCCGCCTTATTCTCGTGGGCGACGTGAACCAGTTGCCCAGCGTGGGGCCGGGCAATGTCCTGGGCGATCTTATCGATTCCGGCCGCGTGCCGTGTTCCGTGCTGACCCACATCTTCCGCCAGGCGCAGGAGAGCTTCATCGTGGTCAACGCCCACCGCATCAATGAGGGCAAATTCCCGCGTCAGCACCCGAGCCCGCCGCCCGAGGCCGATTTCTATTGGGTTCCCCAGGAGGACCCGGTCAAGGTCCAGAGGCTGATTCTCGATTCGGTTTGCGAGCGTATTCCGGAGCGGTACGGGCTGGACCCCATGCGCGATATCCAGGTGCTCACCCCCATGCACAAGGGGGATGTGGGTACCCAGGCCCTGAACGGGGCCCTTCAGGAGCGGCTCAACCCCTCCAGGCCGGGCGTGCGCGAGCTTAAGCGCAAGTTCGCCATCTTTCGCGAGGGCGATCGGGTCATCCAGCTCAAGAACAACTACGATAAGGAAGTGTTCAACGGCGACCTCGGCTGGATTATGGAAGTGAACAAGGAAGATCAGGAGCTTATGGTCGAGTTCGACGGGAACTACGTCCACTTCGAGTCTTCGGATCTGGACGAGATCGGCCTCGCCTACGCGGTCAGCGTGCACAAGTCGCAGGGAAGCGAGTATCCGGCCGTGGTTATGCCCATCGTCACCCAGCACTTCCTGCTGTTGCAGCGGAACCTGCTCTACACCGGACTTACCCGCGCCCGCCAGCTTGCGGTGCTCATCGGCTCGGAACGCGCCTTCAAGATCGGCCTGAACAATGCCACCTCGGGCAATCGCCACACGCATCTGGCCTATCGTCTGCGGGATATTTTCGATCAGAACCGTCTCTACTAG
- a CDS encoding ferritin has protein sequence MLSEKLENALNAQMNWEIYSAHIYLSMASHFANEGLSGFSAWMYAQYQEEMFHAMRFFNYINEAGGHAKLGTIDAPQHSWETPLVAFEEALEHEKGVTARINKIADLAVEERNHAVGIFLQWFISEQVEEEDSVSDAVGKLKLVGDGGGLFMLDRDLGTRVFTPPTNA, from the coding sequence ATGCTCAGCGAGAAACTCGAAAATGCGCTCAACGCGCAGATGAACTGGGAAATCTATTCCGCACATATCTACCTTTCCATGGCCTCCCATTTCGCCAACGAGGGGCTGTCCGGCTTCTCCGCCTGGATGTATGCGCAGTATCAGGAAGAAATGTTCCACGCCATGCGGTTCTTCAATTACATCAATGAGGCCGGCGGACATGCCAAGCTCGGCACCATCGATGCTCCGCAGCATAGCTGGGAGACGCCGCTGGTAGCTTTCGAGGAAGCCCTCGAACATGAGAAGGGCGTTACCGCGCGCATCAACAAGATCGCCGATCTGGCCGTGGAGGAGCGCAACCACGCCGTGGGCATCTTCCTGCAGTGGTTCATCTCCGAGCAGGTCGAGGAAGAGGATTCCGTGAGCGATGCCGTCGGCAAGCTCAAGCTCGTGGGCGACGGCGGCGGACTGTTCATGCTCGACCGCGATCTCGGCACCAGGGTCTTCACCCCGCCGACCAACGCGTAG
- a CDS encoding 2-oxoacid:acceptor oxidoreductase subunit alpha, translated as MSGKSINVVIGGAAGQGLVTIGQLLSKAVVRAGHHLLVTQRYMSRVRGGLNTYAIRMGGEDLSGGTESIDILAALNAEAFSRHVGDVVDGGLVVAGTDFETGEREALRIPFEELAPKPLFHNTVMLGVLGRTIGLERGILEDLLRQTFGRKGEEVIGANLEVLRNAYAWASDRDYGFSRRVGPGSGPGRMMLNGNEAIALGALAAGCNFVSYYPMTPSSSVAMTLIAKGAPLGLQYEQAEDELAAMNMAMGASYAGARTLVTTSGGGFALMGEAVSLAGVSETPVVCIVVQRPGPATGMATRTEQADLDLVLHAGHGEFPRAVFAPATPEECFYLTHRAFDLAETYQTPVFVLSEQYLADSYRDVEPFDLDGLPEVARPLLEWNGGEYKRYAETEDGVSPRLVPGFSEALVRADSHEHDESSRVTEDKAVRVNQNSKRLRKESGLFEEVIGPDYYGGENADVLLVCWGPTLGACLEAVDRYEGDKSLAVLHFKQVYPLREEQFMDFLESAGRVVAVEGNATAQFARVIAGETGFVIPDRVLRFDGRAMTWEYVLKGLTDIL; from the coding sequence ATGTCGGGTAAAAGCATCAATGTCGTCATAGGCGGCGCGGCGGGCCAGGGATTGGTCACCATCGGTCAGTTGCTTTCCAAGGCCGTGGTAAGGGCGGGGCATCATCTTTTGGTGACGCAACGGTACATGTCCCGGGTGCGCGGCGGACTCAACACATATGCCATCCGCATGGGCGGGGAGGACTTGTCCGGCGGAACCGAATCCATCGACATTCTGGCCGCTCTCAACGCCGAGGCTTTTTCCCGGCACGTCGGCGATGTCGTTGACGGGGGGCTGGTTGTGGCCGGAACCGATTTTGAAACCGGGGAGCGTGAAGCCCTCCGCATTCCCTTCGAGGAACTTGCTCCCAAACCGCTTTTTCACAACACCGTCATGCTCGGCGTGCTCGGCCGGACCATAGGTCTTGAACGCGGCATCCTTGAAGACCTGCTCAGGCAGACCTTCGGCAGGAAGGGCGAGGAGGTGATCGGGGCCAACCTGGAAGTCCTGCGCAACGCCTATGCCTGGGCTTCGGATCGGGATTACGGGTTTTCCCGTCGCGTCGGGCCGGGAAGCGGCCCGGGCAGGATGATGCTGAACGGCAACGAGGCCATCGCCCTGGGCGCGCTGGCCGCCGGCTGCAATTTTGTTTCCTACTATCCCATGACGCCGTCTTCCTCCGTGGCCATGACGCTCATCGCCAAAGGCGCGCCGCTCGGGCTGCAATACGAGCAGGCCGAGGACGAGCTGGCGGCCATGAACATGGCCATGGGCGCATCCTACGCCGGAGCCAGGACCTTGGTGACGACCTCCGGCGGCGGCTTCGCTCTCATGGGAGAAGCCGTCAGTCTGGCGGGCGTGTCGGAAACCCCTGTAGTTTGCATCGTGGTCCAGCGGCCCGGTCCGGCCACGGGGATGGCCACCCGGACCGAGCAGGCGGATCTCGATCTGGTGCTTCACGCCGGACACGGTGAGTTCCCCAGGGCCGTCTTCGCGCCCGCCACGCCCGAAGAATGCTTCTATTTGACGCATCGCGCCTTTGATCTGGCCGAGACCTATCAGACTCCGGTCTTCGTCCTCTCCGAGCAATATCTGGCGGATTCCTACCGGGATGTGGAGCCTTTTGACCTGGACGGCCTTCCCGAGGTTGCCCGGCCGCTTCTGGAATGGAACGGCGGCGAATACAAGCGCTACGCCGAGACGGAAGACGGCGTTTCTCCGCGATTGGTTCCCGGATTTTCCGAGGCCCTGGTTCGGGCCGATTCGCATGAGCATGACGAAAGCTCGCGGGTCACCGAGGACAAGGCCGTTCGCGTAAACCAGAATTCCAAGCGGTTGCGCAAGGAGTCCGGTTTGTTCGAAGAGGTCATCGGCCCGGATTATTACGGCGGGGAGAACGCCGATGTGCTGCTGGTTTGCTGGGGGCCCACATTGGGAGCCTGCCTGGAGGCTGTGGACCGCTACGAGGGCGACAAATCCCTGGCCGTACTGCATTTCAAGCAGGTCTACCCGTTGCGCGAGGAGCAGTTCATGGACTTCCTGGAAAGCGCGGGCAGGGTTGTCGCCGTCGAGGGCAACGCCACGGCCCAGTTCGCCCGGGTCATCGCGGGCGAAACCGGCTTCGTGATTCCCGACCGCGTCCTGCGGTTCGATGGCCGCGCCATGACCTGGGAATACGTCCTCAAGGGCCTTACCGACATCCTCTAG
- a CDS encoding 2-oxoacid:ferredoxin oxidoreductase subunit beta, producing the protein MVSIEEYGDFDTSWCPGCGNFLILKSLKQALAVQGIAPRDVIISSGIGQAAKLPHYLRCNMFNGLHGRALPVAQGIKMANPEAAVLCVSGDGCTYGEGGNHFLAAIRRNIDLTLLVHDNQIYGLTKGQASPTSARGHVTKAQPEGNRSDAFNPVSVAVAMKAGFVARAFSGEPEHLSEVIREAMAYKGFSLVDILQPCVSFNKVNTYGWYSQRVYFPQNHDPSDWGAAMVLSEEFGDRIPLGIIYRAEKPVFGLGARLAEHEYDKNDLKAVLQSYT; encoded by the coding sequence ATGGTTTCTATAGAAGAATACGGCGATTTTGATACTTCCTGGTGTCCCGGTTGCGGCAATTTCCTCATCCTCAAGAGCCTTAAGCAGGCGCTTGCCGTGCAGGGGATCGCGCCCCGCGACGTCATCATCTCGTCCGGGATAGGCCAGGCGGCCAAACTGCCGCACTATCTGCGTTGCAACATGTTCAACGGGCTTCACGGCCGGGCGCTGCCCGTGGCCCAGGGCATCAAGATGGCCAACCCGGAAGCGGCCGTGCTTTGCGTTTCCGGCGACGGCTGCACCTATGGCGAAGGGGGCAACCACTTTCTCGCCGCCATCCGACGCAACATCGATCTGACCTTGCTTGTCCACGACAACCAGATTTATGGCCTGACAAAGGGCCAGGCCAGTCCTACTTCGGCGCGTGGCCATGTAACCAAGGCCCAGCCTGAGGGCAACCGATCCGACGCCTTCAACCCGGTCAGCGTCGCCGTGGCCATGAAGGCTGGCTTTGTCGCCCGCGCCTTTTCCGGGGAACCGGAGCATCTGTCCGAGGTCATCAGGGAGGCCATGGCCTACAAGGGATTTTCTTTGGTGGACATTCTCCAGCCTTGTGTCTCCTTCAACAAGGTAAATACCTACGGCTGGTACAGCCAGAGAGTCTATTTCCCCCAGAACCACGACCCGTCGGACTGGGGCGCGGCCATGGTCCTGAGCGAGGAATTCGGCGACCGGATTCCGTTGGGGATCATCTATCGGGCCGAAAAGCCTGTGTTTGGTCTTGGCGCAAGGCTGGCCGAACATGAATACGATAAAAACGACTTGAAAGCGGTGTTGCAGTCGTATACTTAG
- the ettA gene encoding energy-dependent translational throttle protein EttA, producing MSNEAEKIIYSMYKVTKRHGQKEVLKNVSLSYFYGAKIGVLGLNGSGKSSLLKILAGVDDRFEGDIQVKDGYSIGYLEQEPLVDETRTVREVVEEGVGEIMSIVREYNAINEKFAEPMEPEEMDALIERQGQVQELMDAKGAWDIDSKLEMAMDSLRCPPGDTSVSVISGGERRRVALCRLLLQAPDILLLDEPTNHLDADSVGWLERYLSSFPGTVIAVTHDRYFLDNVAGWILELDRGRGIPWKGNYSSWLEQKQNRLAQEGKQEADRQKTLERELEWIRMSPKGRRAKSKARINAYESMLSHEAERLADDLQIYIPPGPHLGKQVIVAENVTKSKGDKLLMENVSFILPPNAIVGIIGPNGAGKSTLCKMIVGEEQPDSGTLTLGATVKLAYADQNRDSLIPGKTVYEIISGGAEFIKLGDREVNARAYCSRFNFAGQDQQKKVDVLSGGERNRVHMAQMLKSGANVLLLDEPTNDLDVNTMRALEDGLENFAGCVLVISHDRWFLDRIATHIIAFEGDAQVVMLEGNYSDYDADRKKRLGADADHPHRLKFRKLTR from the coding sequence ATGAGCAACGAAGCGGAAAAGATCATCTATTCCATGTACAAGGTGACCAAGCGTCACGGGCAGAAGGAAGTTCTCAAGAACGTCTCCCTGTCCTATTTCTATGGCGCCAAGATCGGCGTGCTCGGCCTGAACGGTTCGGGCAAATCGTCGCTCCTGAAGATCCTGGCCGGAGTGGACGATCGGTTCGAGGGCGACATCCAAGTCAAGGACGGATACTCCATCGGCTATCTCGAACAGGAGCCTCTGGTTGACGAGACGCGCACCGTGCGTGAGGTCGTCGAGGAAGGCGTGGGCGAGATCATGAGCATCGTTCGTGAATACAACGCCATCAACGAGAAGTTCGCCGAGCCCATGGAACCCGAGGAGATGGACGCCCTTATCGAGCGTCAGGGCCAGGTGCAGGAACTCATGGACGCCAAGGGAGCCTGGGACATCGATTCCAAGCTCGAAATGGCCATGGATTCCCTTCGCTGCCCCCCCGGCGATACTTCGGTTTCCGTCATTTCCGGTGGTGAACGCCGCCGCGTCGCCCTGTGCCGCCTTTTGCTCCAGGCCCCGGACATCCTGCTTCTCGACGAGCCGACCAACCATCTGGACGCGGACTCCGTGGGCTGGCTGGAACGGTATCTTTCGTCCTTCCCCGGCACCGTTATCGCCGTTACCCATGACCGTTACTTCCTGGATAACGTGGCGGGTTGGATTCTTGAACTCGACCGCGGCCGCGGTATTCCCTGGAAGGGCAACTATTCCTCCTGGCTTGAGCAGAAGCAGAACCGTCTCGCCCAGGAAGGCAAGCAGGAGGCCGACCGCCAGAAGACGCTGGAGCGCGAACTGGAATGGATCCGCATGTCGCCCAAGGGCCGCCGCGCCAAGTCCAAGGCGCGCATCAATGCCTACGAGTCCATGCTTTCCCACGAGGCCGAGCGTTTGGCGGACGATCTGCAAATCTACATTCCGCCGGGACCCCATCTCGGCAAGCAGGTCATCGTGGCTGAAAACGTGACCAAGTCCAAGGGTGACAAGCTGCTCATGGAGAATGTCAGCTTCATTCTGCCGCCTAACGCCATCGTCGGCATTATCGGTCCGAACGGCGCGGGTAAATCCACCCTGTGCAAGATGATCGTGGGCGAGGAACAGCCCGACTCCGGAACTCTGACCCTTGGCGCCACGGTCAAGCTCGCCTACGCCGACCAGAACCGCGATTCCCTCATTCCCGGCAAGACCGTGTATGAGATCATCAGCGGTGGGGCCGAGTTCATCAAACTCGGCGACCGCGAGGTCAACGCCCGGGCTTATTGTTCCCGTTTCAATTTTGCGGGACAGGATCAGCAGAAGAAGGTCGACGTCCTTTCCGGCGGCGAGCGCAACCGCGTGCATATGGCCCAGATGCTCAAATCCGGGGCCAACGTGCTGCTTCTCGACGAACCGACCAATGATCTGGACGTCAACACCATGCGCGCCCTGGAGGACGGCCTGGAGAATTTCGCGGGCTGTGTTCTGGTCATCAGCCACGACCGCTGGTTCCTCGACCGTATCGCCACTCACATCATCGCCTTCGAGGGCGATGCGCAGGTGGTTATGTTGGAAGGCAACTACAGCGACTACGACGCCGACCGCAAAAAACGCCTGGGCGCTGATGCGGATCATCCGCATCGGTTGAAATTCAGGAAGCTGACGCGATAA
- a CDS encoding GGDEF domain-containing protein, whose translation MLTRTLILITIKDYVKLKEMYGQSFVDLLEKELGESLASTAAANKARNMRVIRPAAGKAAFLVPQDNNPADIAYEYKTQAQKDLEPTMLRHTGLGIDLGMGFAPIPIAPDNDQWGAALNKALNTALRMESRPLNMNELSITSRFNTILVQGWVSAHYQPILDFRTDTILGWEALARGPEGSAFRSPVMLFQTAEELGRLFALEKLCREAAIRNVGELKDGQKLFLNIHPKTMADPSFSPGQTLDLMDKYGLTPDNVVFEITEQHSVQDFDLFYRALAHYRSQGFQIAVDDAGAGYSGLTLIAELQPDYIKLDKSLIDDIHKDPVKRALVETTATFADKIGSRIIGEGIETREQAICLKNIGVHCGQGYFLARPAAPKPDVNEECRHLKTVGDISNNIICSPPVGDLAKAPHAMEMSCLVASAHDFFRKNDTFTNIVVVRDNVPKGLVMEYHLNRQLSSQFGIALYHKRSIDTIMDKSPLIVDADMPVEQAARTAMKREHIKTYDDIIVTKKGLLYDVVTVQDLLNVLAKIQVEMAKGTNPLTGLPGNVAIEQEVETRIKQKRQFSIIYGDLDHFKVYNDTYGFKSGDRIIKLAADIMSWATRKHAPHDARLCHIGGDDFVLITPPDSVHKLCQSITRCFGRLVKSCYCMEDKERGWIRARGRDDKERRYPLVTISLGVIEIDGPCSLMEIGERAAHIKKYAKSIPGNSVAIDRRPAIGKSESATCRG comes from the coding sequence ATGCTGACCAGGACCCTCATCCTCATTACCATCAAAGATTATGTAAAGCTCAAGGAGATGTACGGACAAAGCTTCGTCGATCTCCTCGAAAAGGAACTGGGGGAATCCCTGGCTTCCACGGCGGCCGCCAACAAAGCCCGCAACATGCGCGTCATCAGACCGGCAGCAGGCAAAGCGGCCTTCCTTGTCCCCCAAGACAACAATCCCGCCGACATCGCCTACGAATACAAAACCCAGGCCCAGAAAGACTTGGAGCCGACGATGCTCCGCCACACGGGACTTGGCATCGACCTCGGCATGGGCTTCGCGCCGATTCCCATAGCGCCCGACAACGACCAGTGGGGCGCGGCCCTGAACAAGGCGCTCAACACGGCCCTGCGCATGGAAAGCCGTCCCCTGAACATGAACGAGCTGTCCATCACCAGCCGCTTCAACACCATCCTCGTCCAAGGGTGGGTCTCGGCCCATTATCAACCCATTCTGGACTTCCGAACGGACACCATTCTCGGATGGGAGGCCCTTGCGCGCGGACCCGAGGGGTCCGCATTCCGCTCCCCGGTCATGCTGTTCCAGACCGCCGAGGAGCTGGGCCGCCTCTTCGCCCTCGAAAAGCTCTGCCGCGAAGCGGCCATTCGCAACGTGGGCGAACTCAAGGACGGCCAAAAGCTCTTTCTGAACATCCATCCTAAGACCATGGCCGACCCGTCGTTTTCCCCGGGCCAGACCCTGGACCTCATGGACAAGTACGGTTTGACCCCGGACAACGTGGTCTTTGAGATCACCGAGCAGCACAGCGTCCAGGATTTCGACCTGTTCTACCGCGCCCTGGCGCACTACCGCAGCCAGGGATTCCAAATCGCGGTGGACGACGCTGGCGCGGGCTATTCCGGGCTGACCCTCATAGCCGAACTTCAGCCCGACTACATCAAGCTCGACAAATCGCTCATCGACGACATCCACAAAGACCCGGTCAAACGCGCTCTGGTGGAGACCACGGCCACATTCGCGGACAAAATCGGTTCCCGGATCATAGGTGAAGGCATCGAGACCAGGGAACAGGCCATTTGCCTCAAGAACATCGGGGTTCACTGCGGCCAGGGGTATTTTCTTGCCCGGCCGGCCGCCCCCAAGCCGGATGTAAACGAGGAATGCCGCCATCTCAAAACCGTCGGCGACATCTCCAACAATATTATCTGTTCCCCGCCCGTGGGCGATCTGGCCAAAGCCCCTCACGCCATGGAGATGTCCTGCCTGGTAGCCTCTGCCCACGATTTCTTCCGTAAAAACGATACGTTCACGAACATCGTTGTCGTCCGGGACAACGTGCCCAAGGGGCTGGTCATGGAATACCACCTCAACCGCCAGCTTTCCTCCCAGTTCGGCATAGCCCTGTACCACAAGCGGAGCATCGACACGATCATGGACAAGAGCCCGCTCATCGTGGACGCGGACATGCCGGTGGAACAGGCCGCGCGCACGGCCATGAAGCGGGAGCACATCAAGACCTACGACGATATCATCGTGACCAAGAAAGGGCTGCTCTACGACGTGGTCACGGTCCAGGACCTGCTCAACGTCCTGGCCAAAATTCAGGTGGAGATGGCCAAGGGAACCAACCCCCTGACCGGCCTGCCCGGCAACGTGGCCATCGAGCAGGAAGTGGAAACCCGCATCAAGCAGAAACGGCAGTTCAGCATCATCTACGGCGATCTGGACCACTTCAAGGTCTACAACGACACCTACGGCTTCAAAAGCGGCGACCGGATAATCAAGCTGGCCGCCGACATCATGTCGTGGGCCACGCGCAAACATGCGCCCCACGACGCCCGCCTCTGCCATATCGGCGGCGACGACTTCGTGCTCATCACCCCGCCCGATTCCGTCCACAAGCTATGCCAATCGATCACCCGCTGTTTCGGCCGCCTGGTCAAAAGCTGCTACTGCATGGAAGACAAGGAACGCGGATGGATTCGAGCCAGAGGGCGCGACGACAAGGAACGAAGGTATCCCCTGGTGACGATCTCCCTCGGAGTCATTGAAATCGACGGTCCCTGCTCCCTCATGGAAATCGGGGAGCGCGCCGCTCACATCAAGAAATACGCCAAGTCCATTCCCGGCAATTCCGTGGCCATCGACCGCCGCCCCGCCATCGGCAAGAGTGAATCGGCAACCTGCCGGGGATAG